Proteins from a genomic interval of Apteryx mantelli isolate bAptMan1 chromosome 5, bAptMan1.hap1, whole genome shotgun sequence:
- the TIGD4 gene encoding tigger transposable element-derived protein 4 has translation MAEAIGDPAPLPSGRKKKSISIEEKIDIINAVESGKKKADVAAKYGIKKNSLSSIMKNKDKVLEAFESLGFDPKRKRLRTAFYTDLEEALMKWYRIAQCLNVPVNGPMLRLKANDFAQKLGHGDFKCSNGWLDRFKSRYGLVFRAQPVGAAATAAVDALTLWYQNALPYYLNDYQPKNVFNIKETGLLYQMLPNNTFSFKGETCSVGKLSQERITVVVGTNMDGSEKLPLLVIGKNRSPPCFKDVKSLPVDYEANDMAWMTSEVFEQWMRKLDERFQAQQRRVVIFVDPLPAHSEVKNLKAIELVFFPPDASSCIAMKQGVIRSLKVKYRHCLIERFVDCVVGNKEFMLTLLDAAEMLHLCWRKVAPEIIVKSYKEAGFKLETEENGNNDTEVESDFDLIAHALAAGVEFPGGLSLEEYEALDDGLAACDVPTSNERMFQSAKKSASDKAGTFVDDEGDDEGDGSLAAEQPLPSKNEALSALDTLQRFLRSQDVNESLHNSLADLEDFIQHVAYK, from the coding sequence ATGGCGGAGGCTATAGGGGATCCTGCGCCACTGCCCtcgggaaggaaaaaaaaaagcatttctatcGAGGAGAAAATTGACATAATAAACGCAGTGGAGAGTGGCAAGAAAAAGGCAGACGTGGCAGCAAAGTATGGCATAAAGAAGAATTCGTTGTCTTCAATTATGAAGAATAAAGACAAAGTTTTGGAAGCCTTCGAATCTTTAGGATTTGATCCTAAAAGGAAAAGACTGCGGACTGCTTTTTACACCGATCTGGAGGAGGCGTTAATGAAGTGGTACAGAATTGCTCAGTGCTTGAATGTGCCGGTAAATGGTCCTATGCTGCGCCTTAAAGCTAATGATTTCGCCCAGAAACTTGGCCATGGGGATTTTAAGTGCAGTAATGGCTGGCTTGACCGTTTCAAGTCAAGGTATGGGTTAGTATTCAGAGCTCAGCCGGTAGGAGCAGCTGCAACTGCTGCAGTGGATGCTTTGACTCTTTGGTACCAAAATGCTCTTCCTTACTATTTGAATGACTATCAGCCAAAAAACGTGTTTAATATAAAGGAAACTGGACTGTTGTATCAGATGTTACCTAataatacattttcatttaaaggaGAAACCTGTTCTGTTGGTAAGCTGAGCCAAGAGAGAATAACTGTTGTGGTTGGCACAAATATGGATGGCTCCGAGAAACTTCCTTTGCTTGTTATAGGAAAAAACAGAAGTCCACCCTGTTTCAAAGATGTGAAGTCTCTACCTGTGGATTATGAAGCAAATGATATGGCCTGGATGACTTCAGAAGTGTTTGAACAGTGGATGCGTAAACTTGATGAAAGATTTCAAGCACAGCAGCGACGAGTAGTTATTTTTGTTGATCCTCTCCCGGCTCACTCAGAGGTAAAGAACCTGAAGGCTATTGAATTAGTGTTCTTCCCTCCAGACGCTTCTTCATGTATAGCTATGAAACAAGGGGTTATCAGAAGCTTGAAAGTTAAATACAGGCACTGTCTTATCGAGAGATTTGTTGACTGTGTAGTAGGTAATAAAGAGTTTATGTTAACTCTTCTTGATGCAGCTGAGATGTTGCACCTGTGTTGGAGGAAAGTAGCACCAGAGATTATTGTTAAAAGTTATAAGGAAGCAGGATTCAAGTTAGAAACTGAGGAAAATGGTAATAATGACACAGAGGTTGAAAGTGATTTTGACTTGATTGCGCACGCACTGGCAGCAGGAGTAGAGTTTCCAGGAGGTTTGTCTTTGGAGGAATATGAAGCTCTGGATGATGGTTTGGCAGCTTGTGATGTGCCCACAAGTAATGAAAGGATGTTTCAAAGTGCCAAAAAGAGCGCTTCAGATAAAGCTGGGACATTTGTCGATGATGAAGGTGATGATGAAGGCGATGGATCTCTGGCAGCTGAACAGCCTTTGCCGTCAAAAAATGAGGCTCTGAGTGCTTTAGATACCCTTCAAAGGTTTCTCAGGAGTCAAGATGTGAATGAATCTCTACATAATTCCCTAGCCGACCTGGAGGATTTTATTCAACACGtagcatataaataa